The Verrucomicrobiota bacterium genome segment CTTCTGCACATAATAACTGGGCAACCCGTACGCGCGATAACTGTCGTAGCAGATCAGATCGGGGTTCCAGCGCTTGTGATTCACGTTCGCGAACAGCGGCGCGTACGACGCCATCGCCACCACCTCCCCATTGCGCTCCATCCCGGTCATGAATGCTGCCTCACCGATTGCCCCGCGCAGGTTCCCCTGCCCGCACCCTTGCGTCACGGCGTATTCGCCCACATAAATTTTCGGCCCCTTCCGGTCATAGCCGTCATACTTGCCCGCCTGCTGCATGAAGAATTCCGGCGTGCTGTAATAATGCTCATCCACGATGTCCGGCATCGGGTTCGTGGGGCAACCGCTCCAGACATTGGCGATCAACTGCATTTGCGGATACCGCGCCTTGATGGCCTTATGGAACAACTGCCAGCGCTCATGATACGCCGGGCCGCCATTCTCGTTGCCGATCTCCAGATAACGCAGATTGAACGGCGCCGCGTGTCCGGCCTGCACCCGCTTGAATCCCCACGGGCTGTCCGTGGGTCCGTTGGCGTATTCAATGGCGTCCAACGCATCCTGCACATACTCGCTCATCTGCTCCATGGGCACATTCTCCCGATGCGACATCCCGCAATTGATGACAAACAGCGGCGCAGCCCCGAGATCCTCGCACAGTTGCAGATACTCATGATACCCCAGCCCATGCGTGGCCTCATACTGCCAGATATTATACTGCGTGCGCCGTTCCGAGATGTCCCCGATCGTCTGCTTCCAGCGATACGCCTTATCCATCGTCTCCCCCTCCACCCAACAACCGCCGGGGAACCGGATAAACGCCGGCTTCAACCCCGCCAGCATCTCCATCAAATCCGCCCGCATCCCGTGTCCCTTCCACGTCTCCTTGGGGAACAGTGAAACCATATCCAGCCAGAACGTGCCGGGGCGCGTGGTGCTGATCACCAGCCGCGCGCGCGGATCCGTCCCCTTGCTCTTCAGCGCAAATGAGAATTGCTTCCACTCATTGCTCAACGTGTTGATGCGTTCCTCCGCATACACCACCCCATCCTGGCTTTCCAACGTCACCGCCAGCGGCCCGCTGAAAGCCGCCTCGCCCCGCACCTGTAGCGAAAGCGTGTACTGCGCCCCTTTCTTCAACGCCATCCCCCAATAACCAGGATTCATCACCCCCGCGCGCCCGCTGCCGATGTCCTTCACCGCCACCTTGAGCGCATGTGGATTCTTCGCGCTCACCGGCTTCTCACTGTCCACCGATAACTCCACCTCCGCCATCCCACTGCTGACCGTGAACCAGTGGATTGGCTTCTCCGCATCCTCAAACGACCGGTTGCGCACCAGCTCGGCGTAAATGCCGCCATCCGCGGACAAATTGATATCCTCAAAGAACAACCCCCAGAGCATCGGGCTGACCCGCGCCCCCGGTTGGTTGGCGTTGATGGAGATCGTGGCGGCGGGTTGCGCCCCCACGCCGAATTGCAGCAAGGAACAAACTGCCAGCATGCCAAGCAAACGTTTCATAAAATGTCTAAGCCCAACCCTACCCGAAACCCCGCCTCAGCGGAAGCGGATATTTTCCATTGACCCGTGGGGCCTTTTAAAAGAGGGTCAGCACCATGACGAACAACTGGAAACCGGAAACAATGAACGAGACGGGAGTTCAGTAATACTGTTAGGCCGCTCCTGTTATGAAGCTCACCAACGATAGCTATGTCATCTTGATTGGCACTAAAAACTTCACAGAGCGTTACTATCGGGA includes the following:
- a CDS encoding alpha-L-arabinofuranosidase C-terminal domain-containing protein, producing MKRLLGMLAVCSLLQFGVGAQPAATISINANQPGARVSPMLWGLFFEDINLSADGGIYAELVRNRSFEDAEKPIHWFTVSSGMAEVELSVDSEKPVSAKNPHALKVAVKDIGSGRAGVMNPGYWGMALKKGAQYTLSLQVRGEAAFSGPLAVTLESQDGVVYAEERINTLSNEWKQFSFALKSKGTDPRARLVISTTRPGTFWLDMVSLFPKETWKGHGMRADLMEMLAGLKPAFIRFPGGCWVEGETMDKAYRWKQTIGDISERRTQYNIWQYEATHGLGYHEYLQLCEDLGAAPLFVINCGMSHRENVPMEQMSEYVQDALDAIEYANGPTDSPWGFKRVQAGHAAPFNLRYLEIGNENGGPAYHERWQLFHKAIKARYPQMQLIANVWSGCPTNPMPDIVDEHYYSTPEFFMQQAGKYDGYDRKGPKIYVGEYAVTQGCGQGNLRGAIGEAAFMTGMERNGEVVAMASYAPLFANVNHKRWNPDLICYDSYRAYGLPSYYVQKLFAEHRGQAVLPVTVQAKSISSSPNGGALGVGTWLTQAEFKDLKVICNGQTLFSTDFADGTKGWKLFGGDWKVQGGVLQQHSLKENVRAIIGDKTWTNYTYTLKARKLGGAEGFLIPFRMPDQSSKSWWNLGGCGNTRHGIEIGGIVGREVPGRIELNRWYDIRLELADNHIKCFLDNQLIHDVVAPTMQSVYASATQDDPNREVIVKVVNTNPDPQATDIKLESSAPLATQARAWQLTSASGEDENTLTQPMKVAPSSKNLPVKDAIIHCDLPGNSFTVIRIKVLRP